aacaaccacgcaatatatgacatatatgaagcatggttattgaccatttatgttcatacatttaaaaaataataactaccaccgcacgtgacgtcgcagaaccgctgtcataaaaatgtgctAAAGGAGGGCGTGACGTACGTctagcacatgcatagaaccgattgcgtttccgggaCGGATTGCGCAGCGACGTACCGAAAATAAACGACCGGATGtagaccttcttcttcttctttttatttatgaCGGATCACCACCACCGTTGAGGTGCATAGAGCCACCTACGGTACGGGAATGTAGACGCCTTGTGCACATTTGCAGTGACCACCCGATAGTGACAAGCTTCCGTCATAGAACGTACACGAAGAAATGAACAATGAGGCCAGCtcaccgaaagagagagagagccgacaacgtgtgtgacgaaggaattaggaCGCTGTTCAGTTGTGACATGggttcaccaagcgttggattgtttgCACACTAAtagagaacgtgagctgggagTAGACCGCCGTGAGACACAATAGTAATTCTGAGCTTTGTATACCACCACTGACAATAATGTCTTCGTTGTTTCATGTAGTGACAAACTACAACTGCGATGAACGCATCCGTTCAAGGCTATTGCCATCTACggtatgttacatgcactattcggcACTGTTTTTAACTAGCTGTGTCATGTTAGCGTTGTTGCGCCACAGTCTGGCACGCactgtttgggggggggggcatttattttattaaaagttaaaaaaaatctttgtgtgTAACGTCCCATATCCCATTTCATGACgtgcacacctgcggcttatataagaacaaatcagttttttcctctaaatggagtgggtgtggcttatacacatGAATTTACCGTATATTTTTATCAATCATTGACCTCATTAGGGCCATGTATGAAATAACCTCTTCCCAAATATTGCACTttgcaatttatttttgtaaaacattGTGCAGTGTGGGTTTTcccattgggaaaaaaaactttggtaactgaaaaataaaaggcgTTCTCGGGTTAGGTCTGAAGTAAATATTTGATGAGAATGGGGAGGTTCCtgaaatagcccgcaataagtgaaatctgcgaagtagccacctttattttttgttttacaatgatatgttttaaggctgtaaaagccctcaccatacacttttttCAGACATTCTCACATTTCTTGCTTAAACACacaagttcaaattttgtttgaattttaatgatgaacCTGCGAAGTGgggcacaagaaattaagtgactcacgcgtgtttcactcctgtgaccttGCCTTTTGCCCTggtgtactgtagcatttttgtatccttgtcgtcgtattttcctcctccagatgtccaactttttgtgcgatggttagcatcctccGCTGCCTTGTGGGTGCGACCGCAGGTGCCTTTGACGGTTTCatcgacattgtgggtgttgtcggggataaaacttgcaaacatacagcacttcagagtcacactgctagcgatcgaaCATTTGTGTAAATTTGGCAAGCAGAACtcattctgtactgcacaggaaggcatggaggagattgattgacaatagtctacagtcccttagccaatcagaacgcagaacacaatgcgtgggtTCTTCCCTAGCAAGGCAAAGCAAGTTTATTTCTCGAGCACCAtttgtacacaaggtaattcaaagggctttacagagaagaagagtaaaatcacttcaattattccatgaaagaaaaataataattaaaaatgaagagtgcagctAAAATACTTAAGGAGTTATTGatatatgcacagttgaatagaagagttttcagcctggatttgaacattgccaaagttgaggattattgcacatcttctggaagacggTTCCAGATTTTgtcagcataaaactgaaacggaGCCTCatcgtgtttagtcctgactctgggcagcTGCAGGAgcccactccctgagcttctcagaccCCGAGATTGTTTATGTGGCtcgaacatgtcagagatgtactttggcgcaaggccatgaaaagacttgtacaccaACAGAGCTCTTTTAAAGTCGATTCTTTGTatcgacaggaagccagtgcagagacctgagtagaCTGGACTAATAccgtcatatttcctggttctagtcaggactcgagcagcagcattccggatgtactgcagctgttttacagctcgtttagagagcctgGTGAGGCCGTTGCAGGAGTCTAGCCcactggagacaaaggcatggattcaTCTCTCCAAATCTTGCTTAGACACTGTTCGCTTAATTTTGGCAATGTTTGTTATGTGTGTAATGTGATAAAAAGATGATGATGTtcttgatttaatgtggctgttaaagatCAGGtgtgagtccattattacccctagatttctaacctgatgatgaGGTTTTaaagaaagagtctcaaggtggtTACTcacactttgtctttgtttctgtgggccaaggACGATGATTTCACTTTTGTCGGATTTCAGCCAATCGGacaaaagtgaaaagtgaaatcaTAGTCCTtgattttttagatttttagcCAACCAAGACGCAAAACACATGCATACTccgttagaaaaaaaaaacccttttggCGAAATTGCaaatctgcaaaaggtgaaccgtaaCGTAGCAAAGGAACACTCTCTTATGACTGGGACCATTTTGGCACCTCAGGGTAAAAattgtaagtaaaaaaaatatattgttatcGATCATTGACCTCGttacatatatattatgtatattccATATATGACCTGTGGCCGTATATGGAATAATCTAATCCCTAATATTCCTCAATATTGCATCCTTTGGGTATTTTCCAACTGGAAAAAACACATTAGGATAAAAAGCATATGTTCTCGGGTTACATCTGAAGTTGGTGAAAACATTGGATGCCGTgaaaggaggggaaaaaatggtaaatacggcatatacatttttatgaccGGCACCATTTTGTGACCTAACTTCCTTTTTTAAGAGACCCCTGAGGGTTAAAATGATGGTTTTCATTCAGGTGTGAACAGGTCCACGCTAGCCGTATGCTAGCTTGTCATTTATTATGGAGgaatgtcaacacacacacacacacacacacacacacacacacacgccgtcTTGTGAGGTTAGCGGATTTAACCTCTTGTGTGTTGACTTTACGACATCGGTTCAATCGGTATCCGGTTAGACCGGAGGGAGGAGACAGGCCAGTCACCTGACATCTTTCCACAGTTGGGTGAGCCCCGCCTTCACGTACAAGTATAGAGGTCATTAGAAGTCAAATGCTTACAAACAAAACGTACAAGAAAAGCTGAGGTAacaatgaaagaatgcaaactaaataaaaacaattcaaaattgATTCCAAAAAATGATGGAGAGGATGAAGGACACTTTcacttatttgacttttttgttttctgaGGAGGCGATAAAGGACACACATACAACTCTTAAAACAAATCATAAGAACAAAATATTGCCTTTTGGGGGGGTTATTTTATGAATACAAGGTTTGGCCATAAATAGtctatataaaaataaaaataaatcatgttAAATCCTATATATGCACAAACCTGTATTATTTTTATCCATAAAAAATGGTTTAATTTCctgttataaaataaaataggttaattagagactctaaattgcccataggtatgaatgtgagtgtgaatggttgtttgtctatatgtgccctgccattggctggacaccagtccagggtgtacccccctctcacccgaagtcagctgggataggctccagcatacccccgcgaccctcacgaggataagcggcatagaaaatagattgaatggatggatggatgttttattatatttttttatccaTAAACATGGTTTCAATTCTTGCTataaaatagaattaaaatTTCTCTTttaatgaaatggaaaatataTTACATAAAAAGTGTTTAATTTCTTactataaaatacaatttttaaacctttcaaaatgaaataaaaatatattgaatatttgtttaattacattttttttaatttaatttcctactaaataataaaagaataaagtaacatttacaaaatggaataaaaaaacactgaataGAGCTGTTTTATTACGTTTTTATTATCCATTTACGTAATAAAGCTTCATTCCCTTTTGTATAATAAAATGGAATTTTAAGTTATTTTAAGTTAAAATGTTGACTGTAACTTCAATGACAAACATGGTAATAATTCTCTACTGTTCTATTACATCTTCTTTTTCACTATAGAAAGGGTTTAATTTCCTTctatataataaaatagaatttaaagaagtaaaaaaaaaaaagtttaacacGACTTGAataatggatttttaaaaaatccataaTGTTTAATtttctacagtatattaaaatgtaattaaatttgAAAAATGGAATCGAAAAATGTGGAATATAAgtttttaattatgtatttttatccataaaataaaaaattactatataataaaataaatgtaaataaattgacTGTTTTAGTCCATATTTGTAatccataaaataaaaaaatcttactatataataaatgtaatgttgACTGTTTTATGAAATAAATTCCTTCTATatcataaaataattgtaactaAATGAAACAATGTTGACGCTGTTTATGACATATtttgtataataaaataaatataaaatgaaataatgttgaattttattacattttttaattgcattttttaatctttgtgtgtgtgcgctgctGTAACCTGATTTGTGGATCAGTAAGTGATGATCTTCTCTTATCTTATCTTCTCTTCTAGTAATTTCTTTCTTCTCTTATCTTATCTTAGTCCAAACAAGCAAACgaaattcaaaaatgttttgtattagAAAGAAGAAAAGTGCTGACATTTCCCCCCCACTTGACTTAAATGTTGCCCTTCAGTACtaaccccaccccccacatCATTCTTATTGGGTGTGTGGGGGTGGGGCTCAAGCACTCAGGAAATCTACTCACAAACTTATTTCATATCTTCTTCCCtcctaaatgtgctttttttttttacacttttctggCTTGCTtcgtttgctgtgttttttttttaatgacatgacTCAGAGAACATCTATAggccctcctcttcctcctcctcttcgtgCACATGCTGATGACGTAACAAACAGCCGGTATAAAATCAGCCAGTAGGATGGCAGCTCAGCTTTGCGCTGCTGACTCGTTTGACTCTCCTCCCCTCCCCTTCTTCTCTTCTCCTCttgcactcactcactcacacacacacacacgcacacacacacacacacacacgcacaccgtCTCCTTCTCATTGCTGGTGGTGTGCTGCTGCAGACATGGTCGAGGCTTTCGTTGGCACGTGGGACCTCAAAGCGAGCGAGAACTTTGATGAGTACATGAAGCAGCTGGGTGAGTCTTTCATTATTGCTATCATTATTTCCActggtgtgtgcgtgcgtgtgatgCACGTGAGGatgcatggtgtgtgtgtgtgcgtgcgcgtgtgtgagaGGGAGAACACGTTGTGcacaagtgtgtgtttgtgttgattgaagacataaaataaTGGAGATTCCAAGATGGAGAGCTGTGAGGAATCAGGGTGGAAAAAGAGGAGCACGGAGAGGGAGCGACCACATGGCCTCAGTGCAGGGGTGGCTGGGAGGGGCCCCCTggcgccctccctccctccccggCCTATCTTCTTCCAGTGGACAAAATCCACCCTACTGTGTGACAAACTCTggtcaacacacaaacacacacacttgcatttGAAAGCCATCCATTGTTGGTCATGTGGGAGGGCTTGCATCTTAAAATGGAGGCATCGACACCcagccactttattaggtacacgtgCACCAATGCCATGCGTTTCATAGACATGggcaaatatttcattttaatattcattgttaataataatagactAGAATtgcaatacaaaataatttaatacaaatatacaatatttattttgtgaatTTTAAGAATGttatatttgtttaattttaataattcataattataTGAATTATTACAAATTATTAATAGAAATAATTTGCCattaagtattttttatttaaaatttcttaataatgaatataaactaatacaaataatatgtagttacatgaaattgtatttaatattaccaaaaaatacaaactaatacaaataatatgcaaTTCATTTCAAGAAATGATTACTTGAAAGTGtacttgtttaatattacagtCACTATAAGCTACTACTGCAGTTAAATGTATACTTTGTATTTGTATACTATTAATGATGAATAAACCACAGTAatacaaatccatccatccaaacattttctatgccgcttatcctcattagggtcgcgggtatgctggagcctatcccagctgacttcgggcgagaggcggggtacaccctggactggtggccagccaatggcagggcacatatagacaaacaaccattcacactcacattcatacctatggacaatttagagtctccaatgaagctaacatgcatgttttggaatgtgggaggaatccggagtacccggagaaaacccacgcgcgcaCGAGGAGAACGGAGATTCctacccagatcttccccatctcctgactgtgtggccaacatgctaaccactcggccaccgtgcggcccagcaATACGAATATGCAATGAAATTTGTCCTAAATTATTTGAATATTAATGCAAACAAACAATATGCAATGAAATTAATGCTTTgttatttaaattgtattttttaatatgaaCATGGACTAATGCAAATATAacgtaaaatatatataaaaatgtatcatttgtaATGATACTTTTGTTAAAACATTACAGTTTTTGGTTGTCCGCATTGAATCACAATTTACTTAACTTCGTGTGCAGCAGTTGACATTTTTgattgaaatttaaaaatatttattttgaccCTGCCATTaataccaaaatattagaaactatTGTATTAGAATGGCGCCagcgtacctaatgttgtgggttagacgcgcgcgtgtgtgtgtgtgtgtgtgagataggGGCAGGTGCAAAGTAACACTAAACTTTTAAGGGCTTTTTcaggtcgtgtgtgtgtgtgtgtgctttgtggGTGTTGGGGGGCACTGACCTCCCTGGTTGCTATAGCAACAGGTGACCTTTCAACCTTTTGCCCCAATCCTCTTGATTCAGTGTAAACATGCTTCTACGGGTTGCCAGGTCAGCAGCACAGCAAGCCTTTCAAACAAGTGATATTTTTCTCAGGCTTGGACACATGATGATTACGGTtagaacattattaaaaagtcacttttttggCGTCTCATTTAATCACGAGCACTCACCTTGGCGCCTTTCCCGCAGGCGTCGGCTTCGCCACCCGCAAGGTGGGCAACCTGACCAAGCCCACCACCATCATCTCCGTGGAAGGAGACACGGTGACGGTGAAGACGCAGAGCACCATCAAGAACACGGAGCTCTCCTTCAAGCTGGACCAGGAGTTTGACGAAACCACCGCCGACGACAGGAAGGTCAAGGTGAGGACGCGCCGTCCCTTTGAAACCCCTTTGACACCTCAGCACcacaaaatgtacttaaatgcaTCATCGCCTGGGGATGGCCACAACATACACATTCCAGTGTAAACAATATATCATGAATCCAGTACAGCCTAGACAGCATCCACTTTCATTCAATTCACTTCAAGCCAGAAAGAAAAGCGACGTTAGAAGTCAcaagaaacaaaaaatgaaaaatctgaAAAACAATGTTATAAAATGAATCTACATTAAAATTGAGGTCATAATGAAAGATCAAGTCACATTAAAAAACTAAATGACAGAAATGATAAaagaattataaaataaaattaataaaaataaaataaaatttaattaaataaaatttgcattaataatatattaataacatttaaaaacggaATTAAATTAAATACGCAGTGAATCCAGTGCACTAGGCCCGCTGTTGGTCCGTGGAAAACTTTCAGAAGAAATTTTTAAACAGTTTTGTCAGAAacattgaattttatgtaaaagCATATCCATTTTGGAGACAATGACTATTACTTTATTAAACAAATATCATGTTGGAAAGCCCATAGGTTttgttgggcttttttttcGTGTGTTTATTCCCACTTTGTTCagtgtccttgaacgcaccatggtTGTGCAGAGTGAAcgatttcaattttatttacatttaaatcaaatttaaaagTCAACTGAAAtagtagtgcaaataaaaggaACAAgtcacattgaaaaaaatcaatgtgaaaaaatattcaaaacattttcaatataaaaaaatataaaatacaattacatttattgatttataaaaaatttttaaataaaattaaaaaatacaataaaataaaaatattagctCAGGAAAATAGACAAATTAAAAGTCACACGATGGgttatggcgcttggcggaggtctgcgctctccgagtgcttctctggTTTTAGAAATGTATCAAGGTGACAGTagaaaaaagtgagaaaagtTCGTTAACTTCATTTGAATGTTGAGCCTGGGGGCCATGTCATGTGATCCAcactggagggaaaaaaaaaaaaaagacgagtaAGAAAATCAAATAAGCGGTTGTTTTGAGTCCGTGTAAACGTTACGCAAAAGCCCTCGGCTCATTTCCATCCCAGAGTAGTAAAAGATGCTCTgtggtatattttttaaactgatTTGCTGGGAAgctttgaatgaatgaatgaatgaatgaatgaatgcactcTTCCTTGCTGCAGTCTATCGTGACCATCGACGGCGGCAAGATGGTGCACATCCAGCGGTGGGACGGCAAGGAGACCAGCCTGGTCCGAGAGGTCAACGGGAACGCCCTCACGCTGGTGAGTGACCCCtcgcccccacaccccaccttCGATGTCTATTTGATTGGTTTGTTGTTCAAACAGACGCTGACGCTGGGCGAGGTGGTTTGCAAACGCTCCTACGAGAGGGCAGAGTGAAGAAAAGCATCCGCCAAAGCCATCAAGTCCCTTCATACTGGAGGAGGCAGTATTAGCTTACCTGTGGACCCCGACCCtctactgtaaaaacaaaacaaacaaaaaaacactgagtAAATTCCaaagaattgttttttgttgttgtttaatgccCAAAATGTGTGGAATTGAATAAAGGTGATGCCAGATTGTGGAGAGCGTTTTTGTCGCGTCCTTGTCACCCAAAGACGAGCATGGAGAACGGAATTTCAGTTTCCGACACAGGcgacaaaaataacacacaggCATCACTGTCACACACTTGTTAACACAAGCCaagatatacatgtatatatagctctgtgtgtgtgtgtgtgtgtgtgtgtgtgtgtgtgtgttggctagGAGAAAGGAAAGTTTCCAGGTGTTCCTGCACTCTAGTCTCCGCATCTCAATCGTTCCCTTCTGCTGCCAACTGGATGTGAGGTGAGCAGGCTATCTTGAGTTTATTTTCAACGCGCTCACTCACCTTCTGACCAGGATAACACTCTCGTTATCCACAACAACCTGTTCATTAGGGACTCATCAAAAtcctaagaccagttgaaaaattgcaagaatttactaTTTACTAAGAAATAATGATTTGAtacgcaatttattgcaaacaagcattaaagtgaaatagtccactgctgatggggacgtcatacaacttcacgtcaaaaaatcccaactatccctttaaggagaGCACACAaggcagcaatctttacttgcGTAAACACGGAAATGCGTGTGACGTCGTccttttgcgcatgcacgtcgCTTTCCGGATGCTTTGCGTAGCCTTCACACACTGCGGTGTGACCGTAGCCTTCACACActgcagtgtgaacgcag
The DNA window shown above is from Dunckerocampus dactyliophorus isolate RoL2022-P2 chromosome 20, RoL_Ddac_1.1, whole genome shotgun sequence and carries:
- the fabp3 gene encoding fatty acid-binding protein, heart; this encodes MVEAFVGTWDLKASENFDEYMKQLGVGFATRKVGNLTKPTTIISVEGDTVTVKTQSTIKNTELSFKLDQEFDETTADDRKVKSIVTIDGGKMVHIQRWDGKETSLVREVNGNALTLTLTLGEVVCKRSYERAE